A single Dehalococcoidales bacterium DNA region contains:
- a CDS encoding flavin reductase, which produces MNHMALHRIGYGLYVVSSRKGDRHNGQIANTVFQITSEPPTIAVSINKSNLTHEYIKTSNVFTASVLSQNTPLSFIGHFGFKSGRDIDKLEGIDFITGETQAPVVTENALAYLEARVIQDVDVGTHTLFIGELVGAEVLGEGEPMTYAYYHQVKRGTTPKTAPSYIEEKKEVKSEMAKYECSVCGWVYDPELGDPDGGIEPGTPFEDIPDDWVCPVCGATKDEFERLE; this is translated from the coding sequence ATGAATCATATGGCTTTGCACAGGATAGGTTACGGTCTATACGTTGTATCCTCAAGAAAAGGAGACAGGCATAATGGGCAGATTGCGAATACCGTGTTTCAGATAACGTCTGAGCCACCTACAATCGCCGTGAGTATCAACAAGAGTAATCTAACCCACGAATATATAAAAACAAGTAATGTCTTTACCGCTTCTGTTCTCAGTCAGAATACCCCACTCTCGTTTATTGGTCACTTTGGCTTCAAGTCGGGCAGGGATATAGATAAACTTGAAGGCATTGACTTTATAACAGGTGAGACCCAGGCTCCCGTGGTTACTGAGAATGCCCTCGCTTATCTGGAAGCCAGGGTGATTCAAGACGTAGATGTGGGAACCCATACTCTTTTTATTGGAGAGCTTGTGGGAGCAGAGGTCCTTGGAGAAGGCGAGCCGATGACCTATGCTTATTATCACCAGGTCAAACGAGGCACCACTCCCAAAACAGCCCCCAGCTATATCGAGGAGAAAAAGGAGGTGAAGTCTGAAATGGCTAAATACGAATGTTCTGTCTGCGGCTGGGTCTACGACCCGGAACTGGGTGACCCCGATGGCGGGATTGAACCGGGGACACCTTTTGAAGACATACCTGATGACTGGGTATGTCCCGTCTGTGGGGCAACCAAGGATGAATTCGAAAGGTTAGAATGA